A genomic region of Halichondria panicea chromosome 5, odHalPani1.1, whole genome shotgun sequence contains the following coding sequences:
- the LOC135336601 gene encoding G patch domain-containing protein 4-like, producing the protein MLSQHNCASPCGCVSSHCKEMDFARKQLQKYGWKEGQGLGKTESGIAKPIKVGIKRDHAGVGAVPGEEYTSDWWSSLFNKAASNILVVDGQDTVELKTGADSGVCLKKRHYGKHRSSLLYGGFVDAATKSHDVGLVTNDKDLSKEVVPKKLIQESISDDALIRACEGRTGHKAARHGLKLCGKLKRLREQEGKQTEMIHKKQKTHKCEHFLNRTESF; encoded by the exons atgctgagtcagcacaaCTGTGCCTCACCATGTGGCTGTGTTTCAAGCCACTGTAAAGAGATGGATTTTGCTAGAAAACAGCTCCAAAAGTATGGTTGGAAAGAAG GTCAAGGGCTTGGCAAAACTGAGAGTGGTATAGCTAAACCAATCAAGGTTGGAATCAAGAGAGATCATGCTGGT GTTGGAGCTGTTCCTGGGGAGGAATATACTAGCGACTGGTGGAGCAGTCTCTTCAACAAGGCTGCCAGTAACATATTAGTAGTTGACGGACAG GATACTGTGGAACTGAAGACAGGTGCAGATTCTGGTGTTTGCCTCAAGAAGAGACACTACGGCAAACATCGTTCATCTCTCCTATACGGAGGGTTTGTAGACGCCGCTACAAAGTCACATGATGTAGGTCTAGTGACGAATGATAAGGACTTGAGCAAAGAGGTTGTGCCAAAGAAATTGATTCAAGAGAG TATCTCCGATGATGCTTTAATTCGCGCTTGTGAAGGACGAACTGGACACAA GGCTGCCAGACACGGATTAAAACTGTGTGGAAAATTAAAGAGACTGAGAGAGCAAGAGGGAAAGCAAACTGAGATGATACATAAGAAACAAAAAACACACAAGTGTGAACACTTTCTCAATAGAACTGAATCTTTTTAA
- the LOC135336728 gene encoding uncharacterized protein LOC135336728 has product MEFYYLLMLALSFHFMIATTNSVPIESNTKAVDNNTCWTKIQTPCETSSTTQTGLIKDLSSEKFIGSTVLKEHDVMDCYPWMFRNPRNGKCECSNIPHHSVLCDVEVSRTSILDCYCMTYDSESNETQLGRCVYGCGHKRDTVFYPLPNNTDDLNSYSCGRMNHDSTLCGQCLPGYSPLLYSYEMKCMNCTGENMTYNWIKYIAVAYIPLTFFFFFVVIFKFNGTSPMLKLFISVSQGIFSPIAVRGNFSVISKKSYIEKFIIKAIGCFYGIWNLYFFRAVIPPICATDISQIQVLALDYAIAFYPLVLVILTYFLISLHSRDVRIVVWLWRPFHKVFSLVSQSWDMEGSIVNAFATFLLLSHLKILSATADLLVFTGMYVLKANSKEYTKKHVLYYDATVEYFGHEHLPYAIVALFVGVFVVILPIVFLIVYPMKWFQKCLNSLKIQRQRLDMFVNCYQGYYKDGTNGTRDYRWFSVTYFLLQLILIVLFTVSQTI; this is encoded by the coding sequence ATGGAGTTCTATTACCTCCTAATGTTAGCACTCTCTTTTCATTTTATGATTGCTACTACTAATTCTGTACCAATAGAATCAAACACTAAAGCAGTGGATAACAATACTTGCTGGACAAAGATACAAACACCCTGTGAAACTTCATCAACCACACAAACTGGTTTAATAAAAGATCTCAGCTCAGAGAAATTCATTGGTTCAACGGTTCTCAAAGAACACGATGTCATGGACTGTTATCCTTGGATGTTTCGTAATCCCAGAAATGGAAAATGTGAATGTAGTAACATTCCACATCACTCTGTACTATGTGATGTTGAAGTCAGCAGGACATCCATTCTTGATTGCTATTGTATGACTTACGATAGTGAGAGCAATGAAACTCAATtaggaagatgtgtgtatggTTGCGGACATAAAAGAGACACTGTGTTTTATCCACTTCCAAATAACACGGACGATCTTAATTCATACTCTTGTGGAAGAATGAACCACGATTCAACACTGTGTGGGCAGTGTCTACCAGGATATTCACCACTCTTGTACTCGTATGAAATGAAATGCATGAACTGCACAGGAGAGAACATGACCTACAACTGGATCAAGTACATAGCAGTTGCTTACATTCCTTTAacattcttctttttctttgttgTAATTTTCAAATTTAATGGAACTTCACCAATGCTGAAGTTGTTCATTAGTGTGTCCCAAGGAATCTTTTCACCTATTGCTGTTCGAGGTAATTTTTCTGTCATTTCAAAGAAATCATATATTGAGAAATTTATTATTAAAGCTATAGGCTGCTTTTATGGTATCTGGAATTTATATTTCTTTCGTGCTGTCATTCCACCTATTTGTGCGACGGACATCAGTCAAATACAAGTGCTTGCTTTGGATTATGCGATTGCCTTTTATCCATTGGTACTGGTTATTCTGACTTACTTTCTCATTAGTTTGCATAGCCGTGATGTACGTATAGTTGTTTGGTTGTGGAGACCTTTTCATAAGGTTTTCAGTTTAGTTAGTCAAAGCTGGGATATGGAAGGATCGATTGTGAATGCTTTTGCGACCTTTTTATTACTCTCCCACTTAAAGATTCTCAGCGCTACTGCTGACTTGCTAGTATTTACTGGAATGTATGTGCTGAAGGCAAACAGCAAAGAATACACTAAAAAGCATGTACTTTACTATGATGCCACAGTGGAATACTTTGGACATGAACATCTTCCGTACGCAATAGTAGCTTTGTTTGTCGGAGTTTTTGTTGTAATACTTCCTATAGTATTTCTGATTGTATATCCGATGAAATGGTTTCAGAAATGTCTCAATTCTTTGAAAATTCAGCGTCAACGTCTTGACATGTTTGTTAACTGCTACCAAGGTTACTACAAGGATGGAACGAATGGTACAAGAGATTATCGATGGTTTTCTGTGACTTACTTTCTTCTTCAGCTAATTCTGATCGTATTATTTACAGTCTCACAAACTATCTAA
- the LOC135336734 gene encoding paired amphipathic helix protein Sin3b-like, whose product MYIGGDGVESAEVKESSVALQLGLRKPPDIKVEEYYPTFLNMAKNFMEGNIDTTTYEDTCREMFGVNAYVVFTIDRLVQNIVRQLHAIISEESCYKMIPVHKLC is encoded by the exons ATGTATATAG GGGGTGATGGGGTGGAGTCAGCAGAGGTGAAGGAGAGCTCTGTGGCGCTCCAACTGGGTCTCCGGAAACCACCTGACATCAAAGTGGAAGAGTACTACCCCACTTTCCTCAATATGGCCAAGAATTTCATGGAAG gaaaTATCGACACAACGACGTATGAAGACACGTGTCGTGAGATGTTCGGAGTCAATGCCTACGTCGTGTTCACCATCGACCGACTCGTACAGAACATCGTCAGACAG CTTCACGCTATTATCTCGGAAGAGAGTTGCTATAAGATGATTCCTGTACACAAGCTTTGTTGA
- the LOC135336604 gene encoding ras-related protein Rab-8A-like, with the protein MAKTYDFLFKLLLIGDSGVGKTCILVRFSEDAFNSTFISTIGIDFKIRTVEIEGKKIKLQIWDTAGQERFRTITTAYYRGAMGIMLVYDVTNERTFENIRNWIRNIEENASADVEKMILGNKCDLQESRVVSQERGRVLAEEHGVKFMETSAKSGLNVESAFLALAKDIKNKMDRKSVTDQQPAYSSGVRVGDSAEKEGKKGGCC; encoded by the exons ATGGCAAAGACGTATGACTTCTTGTTCAAGTTGCTACTGATTGGAGACAGTGGTGTGGGGAAGACTTGTATTCTTGTGAGATTCTCTGAAGATGCTTTCAACTCTACATTTATATCAACCATAG GGATCGACTTCAAGATCCGAACGGTGGAGATCGAGGGTAAGAAGATCAAACTCCAGATCTGGGACACCGCCGGTCAGGAGAGGTTCAGGACCATCACCACTGCATATTATAGAGGGGCCATG GGCATCATGCTAGTGTACGATGTGACCAACGAGAGAACATTCGAGAACATCAGGAACTGGATCAGAAATATCGAAGAG AATGCCTCAGCCGATGTGGAAAAGATGATTCTGGGTAACAAGTGCGACCTCCAAGAGTCCCGGGTAGTCAGCcaagagagagggagagtg CTTGCAGAGGAGCACGGGGTCAAGTTTATGGAAACCAGTGCCAAGTCTGGACTGAACGTGGAGTCG GCATTCTTGGCACTTGCGAAGGATATTAAGAATAAAATGGACAGGAAATCA gtAACAGATCAGCAGCCGGCCTATTCAAGTGGAGTCAGAGTTGGGGACTCCGCAGAGAAGGAGGGGAAAAAGGGAGGCTGTTGCTAG